The Euphorbia lathyris chromosome 3, ddEupLath1.1, whole genome shotgun sequence genome contains a region encoding:
- the LOC136222897 gene encoding ESCRT-related protein CHMP1B — MGNTEKLLNQIMDLKFTSKSLQRQARKCEKEEKSEKLKVKKAIEKGNMDGARIYAENAIRKRTEQMNYLRLSSRLDAVVARLDTQAKMTTINKSMGNIVKSLESTLATGNLQKMSETMDQFEKQFVNMEVQAEFMENAMAGSTSLSTPEGEVNSLMQQVADDYGLEVSVGLPQPAAHAVPTKTQEKVDEDDLSRRLAELKARG; from the exons AATCGCTGCAACGCCAGGCCCGCAAGTGCGAGAAGGAAGAGAAGTCCGAAAAATTGAAGGTTAAGAAGGCGATCGAGAAGGGAAACATGGATGGTGCTCGGATCTACGCCGAAAATGCCATTCGCAAGAGGACTGAGCAGATGAACTACCTCAGGCTCTCCTCCAGGCTTGACGCCGTCGTTGCTAGGCTCGACACCCAGGCTAAGATGACCACCATTAACAAGTCCATGGGAAACATCGTTAAATCGCTCGAGTCTACACTCGCTACCG GCAATTTGCAGAAAATGTCAGAGACtatggatcaatttgagaagcAATTTGTGAATATGGAAGTCCAGGCAGAGTTCATGGAGAATGCAATGGCCGGTTCAACTTCGCTGTCCACTCCTGAGGGAGAGGTTAACAGCTTGATGCAACAAGTGGCTGATGACTATGGATTGGAGGTCTCTGTTGGGCTTCCACAGCCTGCTGCACATGCCGTACCAACCAAGACCCAGGAGAAAGTTGACGAGGATGACTTGTCAAGGCGGCTTGCAGAGTTAAAGGCCAGAGGGTAA
- the LOC136222742 gene encoding aspartic proteinase CDR1-like — MHSSKLSLFLFSSTILLISVNFVTPKPPNGFSLQLIHRDSPESPFYPGTLTQTQRTNRLAQLSETRANFLHNLNTYPQSLKLKLATDAGIHLVKIQIGTPAIPLYLLPDTGSNLVWTQCEPCTHRFNQTSPIYNSAASHTFKKLPCQHPFCHNNNSTFKCRNGECVYKETYLGGSVTEGIVASDTFENSFNLNFGCSKNNQNFDGFKGKFGGVLGLSLSPISLLQQLGHVTQRRFSYCLVPFYGEANVSSFLRFGSEINTHGRTFKSTPIVSPPNADYYYMDLRDISVEGKRMEFPANMFAIKRDRSGGCFIDSGTTFTHIVEPAYKVVLKAFQNYFGKYGIRPIRLPHLHYDLCYRNKEEVEFAVMTFHFQGADFEVEPENLYVDIEKDDAFCLGLTSSPSLTIIGAMQQVDTRFIYDAAARRIYFSPENCIDDR, encoded by the coding sequence ATGCATTCTTCTAAAttatctctctttctcttttccaGCACTATACTTTTAATTTCTGTCAATTTCGTCACTCCAAAACCTCCTAATGGTTTTAGCCTTCAGCTCATTCATAGAGACTCTCCAGAATCCCCATTCTACCCAGGAACCCTTACTCAAACCCAAAGAACAAACAGACTTGCACAACTTTCAGAAACTAGAGCAAATTTCCTACACAACTTAAACACATACCCTCAAAGTTTGAAGCTAAAGCTCGCCACTGATGCCGGAATCCATCTAGTGAAAATCCAAATCGGAACACCTGCTATACCGTTATATTTATTACCAGACACAGGAAGTAACCTTGTTTGGACACAATGTGAACCTTGTACCCATAGGTTTAATCAAACATCCCCAATTTACAACTCAGCTGCTTCACATACCTTCAAAAAACTCCCTTGCCAGCATCCATTCTGCCACAATAACAACTCTACTTTCAAATGCAGAAATGGTGAGTGTGTGTACAAGGAAACGTACTTAGGTGGAAGCGTAACTGAAGGAATCGTAGCTTCGGATACATTTGAAAACTCGTTTAATTTAAACTTTGGTTGTTcgaaaaacaatcaaaacttCGATGGCTTTAAAGGGAAGTTCGGTGGAGTTTTGGGGTTAAGTTTATCCCCAATTTCGTTATTGCAGCAATTAGGTCATGTAACTCAGCGTCGTTTTTCTTATTGTTTGGTACCGTTTTATGGAGAAGCTAATGTCAGTAGCTTTTTGAGATTTGGAAGTGAGATTAACACACATGGAAGAACTTTTAAATCAACCCCGATTGTATCTCCACCAAATGCAGATTATTACTATATGGATTTACGAGATATAAGTGTTGAAGGAAAACGTATGGAGTTTCCGGCAAACATGTTTGCAATTAAACGAGATCGCAGTGGTGGTTGTTTTATAGATTCAGGAACAACGTTCACTCATATTGTTGAACCGGCGTATAAAGTTGTGTTGAAGGCATTCCAGAATTATTTTGGTAAGTATGGGATTCGTCCGATTCGGTTGCCACACCTGCATTATGATTTGTGCTACAGAAATAAGGAAGAAGTGGAATTTGCAGTGATGACATTCCATTTTCAAGGAGCTGATTTTGAAGTTGAACCAGAAAATTTGTATGTGGATATTGAGAAggatgatgctttttgccttggGTTAACATCGTCACCGAGTCTGACGATAATAGGAGCAATGCAACAAGTAGACACTCGCTTTATTTATGATGCAGCTGCTCGTCGAATTTACTTCTCACCGGAAAATTGCATCGATGATAGATAA